Below is a genomic region from Besnoitia besnoiti strain Bb-Ger1 chromosome Unknown contig00154, whole genome shotgun sequence.
aatagatttatataaacgacaaggacatgagtctactggattttataatacagggttgaactgtgggttagtttcaatgcccaaggcagagcactggattggatacccagggaactgtgctcccattaataagaatcatattctaagtcaccaggcatgcaataccaatcagataacaactgaagctagactccatgttacacttactaaaatgggattcctaggttgatataaactacctttttctggggagtatatactacgagttggactactggtttagatcttgaaggtctttgtttaccggatccaagttctcttgtgcttttcatgaccatcatgttaagtgcattaagtatagtggtatccagcgtatatttgaaaaaccaacatttgtatacaagctgtacgaatatcatgacattcactttggtagtcgccttcttaatgttagtctgtacggaatacttaggactatctctttatattaatgataatgcatttggtaatggacttttcatcttaactggtatacattttagccatgttattgttggagctatccttgtattcttcactcaaagtatctatagttctttagttacttacatgcctacaagctctataatgctaagcaaatctaaaggtatgttatgcaagatctttacagaaccattcactattttatatctacactttgtagaaaccatgtggatattaatccacattacattctatctctaaatcatataacggtcgtaaggtacgccggggataacaggtcagataatattgggagttctaatcctcggattgtatcagcacctccatgtcggctcattactcccttgttattgaacaagattcagttaggaacgctagttcaccgtcagatgtaatacgtgagctgggttaagaacgtctggagacagtttgttccctatctaccatattatctaattggtttaattttcttacaaacggcttttggtttgattgaattatcgcacccagataactccataccagtgaaccggttttaactccgcttcatatcgtacctgaatggtactttttagcatattatgcggtgttaaaagtaatcccatccaaaaccggtggtttgttagtatttatgttatcaacatgtcaatgaaatatcaacaacgatgaaacttatttggttaacataacaacatagaaggtaaagctggattacgttcaaactttacactggatacgtttcaatgttaacttactaaataccatgggagcgaagagaatctaatatgtaactccgttcatggaaatcaaagagctttcactgattgtatttatgaaacgtgattagttcacctagccaacacgatccggttgtttgggaataatatccctatt
It encodes:
- a CDS encoding cytochrome c oxidase subunit iii subfamily protein (encoded by transcript BESB_029660), whose translation is MTIMLSALSIVVSSVYLKNQHLYTSCTNIMTFTLVVAFLMLVCTEYLGLSLYINDNAFGNGLFILTGIHFSHVIVGAILVFFTQSIYSSLVTYMPTSSIMLSKSKGMLCKIFTEPFTILYLHFVETMWILIHITFYL